tcctctccttgcccctggccttgtccatcaaagttctccagacagaggatttcacaacctttgcccaggacttgcctggacttgtataagtccatctgtgtccccagcaagctttgagacactgatgttagcagaataatatcttacaccTAACTAACTAGCAGTGTTGCCACAGGGAAAGAGAGCAACATGCAAGCGATGGTTGAGAGCCTTCAGTGTGGATAACTGAGTCACTTCAGTACACTACTCACAAGTGACCCAAAATCCTGTCAGTGGCAGAAGCATATTGTACAAGATGCCACAGGAGAGACCTCATCCACATCTGTCCTTCCCAACCAGCGCAGCAAATTTACAGCTAGACTTTAGAAAGTCACAGAAGGTGACTTTAGAAGAGAGATCCTCCATTTGCAAAGACTTACCCTTACGGAAGAGGATGTCCCCAAATTTACCATGGGTTTCCTTGGACTTCTCCTTCATAGCTTGGAAACTGGTCTTCCTGGCAATTCTGGAAAACTCTTCCTCACTCAGGGAGAAtccaaagaaagcagcaatcTTCTTCATTCCCAGTACCGGGTTCTAAATAAAGAAACATTGCAAAGAGGTGAAGTCAAAAGACTTTGTGGCTAGCTTATAAAGCCAGCAGAGAAAGACTTCCTCCCACAGTGTCACCAAGGAATTCTGAATGCATTCACAGAGGGAGAACCCACTCCTGGTGGCTTCAGGTTCAaggccttttcttctctcccaaAAGCAACTGATTCAGATGATTCCTTCCACACATGAGCAAACCTTTCATGGGCCTCCTCGGGGGCGTGAATGGCTCAGAAAACTATGCTCTTCTACAAACTCAGACAGGATTGATTCAATAGTTTTTCTTCCCCATAGTCTCTATGCATTTCAGGAAAGTTGCATAGCATGCCCATGAAGTAGAGTTGGCTTAGATGCCACACCTCTTTCAGTTCCTCATAGCTAATCATCATCATCCTCTCGTGGTCGATGTGTCTGTTCCATTCCATTAAGTGGTCAAAGTAGGACCCCCAAGCCACTGCAGATAAAGAAGAGGTATATCTGTGCAGGATATCCACCAAAACAGGCTGACTCAGAGTAGTCAGCCTAGACAGTTATCCAAGCATTACACCAGGATGGGGAAATGTGGACTGGGTAACATTTGTTGAGGTCAATGAAGGATCCTCCAGCTATGGCCACTAGATAGCACTGAACCTCCAGCTTTATTGAAAGAATGGAAAGATCAGGCTCAGTCTTTGTCACAATCTTACCATTCCTAATCAGatataaaagaaattcaaattctCTAGTATACCCCTTTTCAGCCATAACATGAACCTATCCTCTTGTCCTGAGACTGTTTTGGGAAAGTATGTTGGAATAGGATTCCCAAGCCCAGGGATCTATGCATGCCCCTCAGGTGGAGAGGAATTCCAGAGGATGCAAGGCAAAGTACATTTCCCATTCATGAAAGCTGTGAAGTACTCATCCCAGGAAGCAAAGGAGGGCAGCACTGGCATGTTGTTGTAAAAGTGGTAATAGGAGACAGCCGTGTCTTTGGGATTCCGAACTAGTAGAAGgatctgcagaaggaaaacacatGATTTGGTTGTGATTTGGTGACTGGCCAAAACATATTCTCAGCACATCACATGTTCACAACCACGCACCACGCATTGATAGGACAGTCTAACTCCTCTTgtttaataagaaataagagCCTTTGCAGACAACCTGTGTGcttaaagataaaaagaaatagctttttAGTTATACCCTTTGGACTCGGCTTTGAACTAGCTCAGATCCAAAGAAATGAGCTCAAGGTCTCCACACCAGGACACACACAAGCTGTGGGTGAACCcatgcttttctctgcagcagttcTCATCAAAGATCATCTGATCATCTTAGCCTGAGCCCGTCCCTGGCTTTCCACAGGTACCCATATCTTAGAGGCAAGTTAAAGTAGGTGGGATAAGTACTTGCTGATATAGATTTGGAAGTTTGTTTCTGAGATCTTAGGAGCAGTAACATACATCTGCAGACCCACTGGCAGAAAACCAGCAGTTACTCGTTTTGGAGAGCATTTTTATTCATACCCTGAATGCATAGCACTCTCCCTCTTCACTGTTGGAAACGCATGTATGCACCGACCAGCCTGGGTGAAAATGCAAAAACTCCATCTCATCCAGGCAGATGAAAACTAACTTGAGgtggaaatatttttgcagtgtgGTGCAAAGAAAAGACTCACCTTAGCCTTCCCTTGGAGAACAGATGGGGGCAGGAGATGAGGTGACAGATGGGTTAGTATGATTCTTCGGGAAGGCAGCTTCTTCATCCTCTTTAAAGCAAGTGGGAGAAATGGGACAGAATAGAAGTAACTTACTCAGAAATCATGGGTAATAAGTAAAGGGGAAACCAGAGAAGGATGTTTTCCCTTAGGAAATCCCAGGGATATGCTGATGGTGTTGGCTTCTACTATCCTCTGTCACAGAGCAGCATTTCACATGAGACAGGCCTGAGAAAGATCTTATGGATTAAACCTACTGGTTCCAGGACTGAACCCCCTTGAGTGTCCTCACAACTTGCTGGTCCTCTGAAGCATTTGCACTGGGACACTAGGGGCAATAGGACATGCTGGCCATGCTGACCTTTACACTTGTTACTGCTCTAAAACTGTCTATTGCTTCTGAGATGAGGCTATTGTTTTTCAACTGTTACTACCTGTAGAAAAAGTATTGCCAATATTCTTTCAGTAACTACGCACCTCAAATACTCCAGGATCTCCAAACTCTAGACGTGGAAACATCTGTAGCTCCTTTTCAGCATTTattctctctttcatttcttcttcagtatATTTAGCATCTGTTGATTCTATCTCTCTCACCATTTGTTCAAGCCAGTTGGTTCCTGAAACAATAAATACTCCAATAGCAAATCCAGTTTGGGCTgcacatctgcattttttcctgtcaaCTGGATGGCAGAATATCCTGGTTCACATTTATGAAGCAGTGCACCTTACCATTTCAACATACTGGCAGTAATAATCAGGACATGCCGAGATGCAAGAGGAGCAGAACTGTCAGCCAAATGTGTAATGCTACCTTGCTCACTTCAAAaacccatcccatccctcagaGGTAACAGAAGCAAACCTGTATTGCTATTTACAGCTCTAACACTCTTTTGTCATCTCAGAATACTGCTAAGGGAAATAACAGCAGTGTTGCTCCCAGCATAGGCCTGTTCTCCTACAGCATTGCCTTTGGGAGTACCCTATTCCCTCCTCCTGACTAGCttcaattttcagtttcttcaagGCCAACAAATTTTGGCCTCATTCCCAGTCTCCAGGAAGGTAGGAGAAGGATTAATTGACTAAATCAAAAGACCATCAAGGTATGTCATTATCTTTGCACTAGGCTCAGCTGTCTTGACTTCTGCAATCTGGCACAGATGGCATATGAAGCATGCACTGGGTTTGAAGATCCAAgtctcagttttcattttacatCTTCTCGAATGCATAGCTGGACATTTTTGCTTGTACGCAGCTCTACAAACTCCACACAAAAGAGAATGTTATAAACATCATCAATTCCTCTTTCTGCATTTGACCTGTTCAGATATCTCTGTGAAATGATTAAggacaaacagaaaggaaaccaaaatgCCTGTttggaagggagaggaaaaaaatcctagtAGCATTTATGCCTTTCCATCCAGTTAGATGTATGGGAATCACTTGTATTCTGTAATGCGGTAAGTCCATGGAACGTACAGTTCTTCTACCTTCATTTCTAGAAAACAGTTCCTGTATTGCCTTTGTAGCAAGTAGGATAATAACATACTGCCCTGCATTAGCAAGACTGTCAAGCAAGATTGCATTATCAagttagaaaatgaagaaatgcgATTATTCTGCATTAATCCAACACTGGTAATTTCACACTGTGCAGTCATACACTGAAGTACAAGAGATTTTAAATATCTGGGGAGGAGCCTGCTTAAAGCTGCTGAAATCATCGGGACCTGAAGTGAATGAAACACATCTTACTACAGTCTTCCTCTATCAGAGGTAATAGTGAACACGAAGCTAACTCTTCTGAGAATAGACTAAGGCAATAGGAAAATGTTAGAATCACAAGGGGATGTCTGACTGCATAAAAGTTACATAAAACAAAGCACTATAGTGGGAGAACACCACAGTAGTTTTCTGAAGAGGAGGTAAATCTCCACCctcaatgttttaaaatttctggATAAAATCTTTAGTACCCACACCTGAATTTGGAGGCGAGGTCTTTCCACAGCTTTGCACGTGAGATTAGATTAGATGACCTCCACAGATGCTGTACAACTTAATCTCATGATCATATGGAAACTGATGCCAACGTAAGTTTTTCTCAGGTATTACTGCTGTGTTAAATGATGGTGCACACTCCAGGATTACAGCATAGTGCATTTGACTATTAATCAAGCAAGCAACACTCACCTGTTTTAGGATAGCCTGCTAGAATCACATCACTGCTCCTGGTTTCAAAGGATTTCAGAGCTTCCAAAGTTTCTGGACTGCTAAATGCAGCAGGATACAGAATACCATCATAGGAAAACAGCAGATCTTCTGGGGAAGtcttttcattctctgaaaaacaattttctacAATTTCAATGACTCTTTCCCTATTTCTGCTCATGCTTATAACCCCATGAAACTTTTCTCAAGCAGAGATACAAACTGTCTTTTCACAGTGCAGGAGAACTTTATACAGTGTGTTAGGAAACTGGAAAGGGCATTCACTCAGAAATGAAGTTACACATCACTCATTAACTCAGTTTTAACTATTATCTCCTTTCAAAATAACAGGACAGGAGACAAATAGTACTGACATGGAGTCTCTGCCATGCCAGAAAATACCAAGAGTAGTCTGTTCTCTACAAAGCATTACTACTAGGGAAGCAAAAGCAATATTGGTAGCATTCAAAACATTGAATGAAATAAGGGAAAGACCTACAACGGTCTTATAAAAtactgcttaaaatatttttaacagctgAACTATGCAATGTAATTTCTGAACAGAATGACCAGCATATAGTGGTTATGTAGATAGTAGATCTTAATCTGATTTGCTACTGACTGCACTAATGAACGCAACTTTCTTCCAGGTGCTGGCTCTATCTTCAGTCAGTCATTGTAACATCATTGCTTTATGTGATATATTCAGAGCTAAAGACAAGTACCACCTAAATCATACTTCTCCTGATTAAATAATCACATCTGAGACCTTTTACTTCACCATTACTTACAGGAGGATTGCTTTCGTGTGAAACTCAAATACTTATGTTCTACAATTACATTAGTCAAATTCATCTGTATGTCATCAATTCTATTTCTTTCTACACCTGTCCATAGTTTAGTCTTTGGGTGAAATTGTTCTTACATGGGGAGAAGTTATTTGAATCCTGGTTGATGCCTCTTCAGAATAGAAAGAGTAATAACATGGAGAAATATCTCCACAAGTTCTTATGAATTCTTTCTCTGCTACTTTCAGTTCTCTGTTCTGGTCTCCAGATTTAGAAGTTAAATGACTTAAAATCATATGTTGTATACGTACTAGTTTCTCCACcagaatgttaaaaataatgttgaatATAATCAGGAATTTTCAATAAAAGATATTGCTTTGTCTTCCCAACTTTGCAGTGATCCAGTACACACAGCTGGACCTTGAACACACTGTTGCAACTAACGTAATGACAGCCATGTAAACAAGTGGATATAACTGCAAATATTGCTGCTGATGCCCTGGTTCTGGATGCTTATCACTGCTTCTGGGAACTCAAAACTACTTTCAGTACTTTAATTCTTCAAGCCTTTTGCAAATTAAAATCTGTGATGGACGCAGTGAACTTCTGCACTTGATGTAAGTCTTACTCAGGCTTACGAACTCATTAGGCCTTGATGTAGTCGTTCCTTGAATGGGACAACTCCTTAATAGTAAAGCACCAGGTGGGTGCACAACCGTGACTGCAATCCAAAGGGGGCACAGCACTAGAGCAGGTGATCACTGAAGTCTCTCAGGAGAGATAAcaaaaccatgtccttcagcacaacatctaaacgttccttgaacacctccagggaaagTGACTCCACCAACACcctaggcagcccattccagcgcCTGAcctctctttcagagaagtagtattttctaatgtccagcctgaatctcccctggagcaacttgagaccattccctctagtcctatcaccgGTTACACAAGAGgagaggctgacccccagctcactacaactcccttcaggtagttatgGAGAGTGATAAGGTATcccccgagcctcctcttctccagactgagcaaccccagctccctcagccactcctcaaaAGGCCTCTCCAGGGGTCATTgttcttctctggacacactccagggcctccatgtctttcttgcagtgaggggctcaaaactgagcacagtactcgagatgtggcctcaccagtgctgagtacagggggacaactacttccctgctcctgctgccaaaACTATTTCcaatacaagccaggatgccttcttggtcacctggACACTCTGCTGGATCATATTCAGCCGAGTTTCAATCAATactcccaggtccatttccgctacacagtcatccagccactctgccccaagcctgtatcACTGCCTGGTATTCTTGTGGCCAAAGTGTATGACccggcacttggtcttgttgaacttcaccCCTTTTGTTCCAGCCCAGCAATCCtgcctgtccagatccctccgTAGGGTCTTGCTACCCCCGtgcagattgacacttccagtcaacttggtgtcatctgcaaacttactgagggtacagtcaatgccctcatccaggtcatcaataaagatattgaagagttCAGGCCCCAGCACCGATCCCTACAGAAAACCACTCATGACTGGTTGCCAGCtgaatttaactccattcaccaccactctctgagcctGGCCTTCCAGACAGCTccttacccagcaaagagtgtacctttccaagccatgggctgccagcttccccAGGAGACTGTGTTGAAGGAGTTTTGCTACAATTTATAGGGAGGAGAggagttcaagctgggcttttgcctttctaattttgtCCCTGCACATTCTAACAATGTCTTTGTACTCTCTCCAAGTTGCCTGTCAtttcttccacaggaggtagattctctttttctcctggagcctcaggAAAAGCTCCCTGTTTATCCACACCTGTCTTCTTTCGCAGCTCAGCTACTGAAACAAGCCTGTCAAGTTTATCTGAATATAGTTATTTACCATCATATTCAGCAAATGAATGTAGCCAAAGCAAGatctcaaatttattttaaaaagccactATTCACTATTGTCACTGTAAAAGTTCCTGCAATGTGACTTTTAAAATGATTCCAAGATGCTTTGATTGTTTCATCTAGCTTTATATTGTATATCATTCAGATGATCAAAGAACACAGTGGAAAGCTATTGGTCTAACCACATTTCATTACTCTTCAGGCTTTGCAGTACACTTCATACTTTAACTTTGCTCCTAGCTTCGTTCGTGCTATACGTTCTTCAAATACTTTGTCCATTTTCTCATTCTGCTCTTCATTGAAAAGATTCTTCCAGTCACTTACACCACCTTGAAAGAAGCAAATAAACtcttgaaaaacaagaaatcatATTTCTCAGTTATATACATAAAGTGTAACACTTTATAATATATGGGCAAAAAATAAACCAGTGATGAATGGCTTAGGTTCTTGAGAGCATCATGTTTCTTCCTCTGGACCTCCAGAAGCTTCCTACCTTTGCGAAAGAgcatgctgcccagagccccatggGTCTTCAGAGAGTTCTCCTTCATGGACTGGAAACTGCTTCTCTCTACCACACTCCGAAGCTCTTCCCCAGTCAGGGAAATCCCGAGGAAAGAGGCAATGTTTTTCACTCCCAGGGCTCGATTCTGAAAAGAGGAATGTAAGATACCATGTGACATTCAAACAAATAACACTGCTTTCTTACCAAAGTTCTTTCAAGGCCCAGCATCTCTCAGTTGGCTGCATATTTAGAGTTTTCAGAGTTCAGCAGAACTGGAGTGCTATGTATTGTTCCTCTTTGTTATTGTTCTAAAGAAAACATCATCTGTCTTCCTGCATATCACAGAAAATTGCATATGATTTACAGTTGAGCCAAATCTACACTGATGAATATACAAAAGCTCCAAAAAAGAATTACTGGGgattttgatttaaaatcaCTTGGGGGAGAGAAAGCAAGAATCatgtttacacacacacacacgcatgcacgcacacatacacaaaaGCTTACAAACTGGAAATCCACCTTGCTGTCCTCTAAAACAAGAATCTGACTCATACATATCTCATGCAGTTTTTATACACTATGTGTGTATGATGGTTTATTGGCTTAGAAACAATTACTCTTTGAAGTGTAAAATATGGAAGTGTAAAATACGGTGAATGGAGATAAACCTAGCTGGTAACCAGTCACAAGTGCTGTTCCCCAGGGATCAGTATTGAGGCccatcctgtttaatatctttattgatgatgtGGATAagggaattgagtgcaccctcagtaagtttacagacgacaccaagttgggaggaagtgaCCATCTGCCTTGGAGTACAAAAGGACCTACAAAAGGATCTGGACAGACTAGATCAATGGGATGAGGCCAACGGGATGACATTCAACAAGACTGAGTACCAAGAGCCGCACTTTAGCCACAACAATCCCTAGCAATGCTGCAGGCTTGAAgcggagtggctggaaagctgtgtgaTGGGAGTGGAGTGAGAGTGTTGGCTGATGCTCTGCTAattgtgagccagcagtgtgcctagacagccaagaaggccaatggcatcctggatgtatcagaaacagtgttgccagcaggaggaaggaggtgattgtccccctgtactcagctctgatgaggccgcaccttgagtactgtgttcatttCTTGGCTCCCTACTgtaagaaagacatggaggccctggagtgtgttcaaagaagggcagcaaagctgtgagcacaggccttatgaggagtgcCTGAGGTaactgggattgttcattctggggaagaggaggttcaagggagaccttattactctctataactgcctgaagggaggttgtagtaaggtgcaagttgtttttttctcccacgTAAGTAGTGATAGggctagagggaatggcttcaagttgaGACAGGGGATGTTCATTTTGGacgttaggaaaaatttctcctccgaaagagtggtcagatgttggaacaggctgcccagggaggtggtggagtcaccttccctggaggtgttcaagaaacattcagatATTGTAATatgggacatgatttagtgggaaaatattggtggtaggtgaatggttggacttaatgatctcggaggccttttccaactttaatgattctatgattctatatttctTACCATTGGTAACCTTACCTCTTTTAGTTCTTCATATGTTATTGTCATAACATTTTCGTCAGCAGCATATTTGTTCCATTCAGAAAGGTAATTGAAGTAGGATCCCCAGGGcactaaataaaacaaaataatcctAAGATGAAGAATAAATGAACATAAGAAAAGCTCCTTATTATATTAATCAATTTTTACTCC
This genomic stretch from Meleagris gallopavo isolate NT-WF06-2002-E0010 breed Aviagen turkey brand Nicholas breeding stock chromosome 2, Turkey_5.1, whole genome shotgun sequence harbors:
- the LOC100545469 gene encoding sulfotransferase 6B1-like gives rise to the protein MSRNRERVIEIVENCFSENEKTSPEDLLFSYDGILYPAAFSSPETLEALKSFETRSSDVILAGYPKTGTNWLEQMVREIESTDAKYTEEEMKERINAEKELQMFPRLEFGDPGVFERMKKLPSRRIILTHLSPHLLPPSVLQGKAKILLLVRNPKDTAVSYYHFYNNMPVLPSFASWDEYFTAFMNGKLAWGSYFDHLMEWNRHIDHERMMMISYEELKENPVLGMKKIAAFFGFSLSEEEFSRIARKTSFQAMKEKSKETHGKFGDILFRKGVVGSWRDLFSEVQNEEMDQKFEECIGGTILATKIKYDIYCKT